A portion of the Cryptomeria japonica chromosome 5, Sugi_1.0, whole genome shotgun sequence genome contains these proteins:
- the LOC131045798 gene encoding uncharacterized protein LOC131045798 translates to MLAIWRANVDCQLVCSKKAVLQYISKYASKTKHKSESYTDMLKRIVGSTNSDDTILLVIQRLLMGIVADRDISAQETCHMLLKLPLISCTRQFVMLNVGKRFFQCIANCDEGSQTSISYISNYMKRPSELANLTLLCSAQLYTYFDPCKSCKWMKRKLLAIVNVYPQHKSLPLEDDSSFQSFCWSEFLLYKPFRSIPLHIGNSTEEIIIDWKHLQSTDYIRWHVNGIEEHIIIENSEELQPEDIQQSTHEDLYELEFLSQMGASNNFDVATLQMLGRRDFDLNFNWTDSIPDEALHSKASQFILTEKSQAPHTLANPHLNASTNYELARNQIIALDIIKTHAEHNLSSPPLRLVIQGTIGTGKSFVIDYIRRQLNSNLEHAQYPLLVLAPTGISAYNVQATTIHATLCIPIQEYKPLKGHSLLMFQEQRKHLRYILIDEMSFVGPQLLLKIDKRLRETFPSRQHESFVAISVILVSDLAQLPPIMDRPLYASHSTTLALWHTFNTVVTLDIPFHQQGTSSS, encoded by the coding sequence ATGCTCgccatatggagggctaatgttgaCTGTCAACTTGTCTGCTCCAAAAAAGCAGTTCTACAATATATCTCAAAGTACGCATCCAAAACTAAACACAAGTCAGAAAGTTATACTGATATGCTGAAACGCATAGTTGGATCAACAAATTCAGATGATACAATCCTCTTAGTAATCCAAAGACTCTTGATGGGAATTGTTGCTGATAGGGACATTAGcgcacaagaaacttgtcacatgctacttaaactcccattgatatcttgcaCACGCCAGTTTGTAATGCTCAATGTTGGCAAAAGATTCTTCCAATGCATAGCTAATTGTGATGAAGGATCTCAAACCTCAATATCTTACATCTCAAACTACATGAAACGACCATCAGAATTAGCAAACCTAACCCTGCTTTGTTCAGCCCAGCTATATACATACTTTGACCCATgtaaatcatgtaaatggatgaaaagaaagctactagcaattgtaaatgtctacccacaaCACAAATCTTTACCTTTAGAAGATGATAGCAGTTTTCAAAGTTTCTGTTGGAGTGAATTTCTTCTTTACAAGCCATTTCGAAGCATTCCTCTACATATAGGGAACTCAACTGAAGAAATTATAATAGATTGGAAACATcttcaaagtacagattacatCCGCTGGCATGTAAATGGTATTGAAGAACACATTATAATAGAAAATAGTGAAGAGCTACAACCAGAAGACATTCAACAAtctactcatgaagatctgtacgAATTGGAGttcttgtcacaaatgggagcatcaaacaactttgacgttgctactcttcaaatgcttggcagACGTGATTTTGATCTAAACTTTAATTGGACTGATTCTATACCTGATGAAGCATTGCATTCAAAAGCATCTCAATTTATTTTAACAGAGAAAAGCCAAGCACCCCACACCCTTGCCAACCCACATTTAAATGCATCTACTAACTACGAGCTTGCAAGAAACCAAATTATTGCACTTGATATCATTAAAACTCATGCTGAACACAACTTGTCTTCTCCACCATTACGATTAGTTATTCAAGGCACAATAGGCACTGGAAAATCATTTGTTATTGATTACATACGTAGACAGTTAAATTCAAATTTAGAACATGCACAATACCCtttgcttgtactagcaccaacaGGTATTTCCGCATATAATGtccaagcaaccacaatccatgCTACCCTATGTATACCCATTCAGGAATACAAACCCTTAAAAGGCCATTccctattaatgtttcaagagcaaCGAAAACATTTACGttacattttaatagatgaaatgagctttgttggccctCAATTACTCTTAAAGATTGATAAAAGATTGCGAGAAACTTTTCCCAGcagacaacatgaatcatttgTAGCTATCTCAGTCATTTTGGTTAGTGATCTTGCACAGCTTCCCCCAATTATGGATAGGCCATTATATGCATCTCACTCAACGACACtggctctatggcacacattcaatactGTTGTAACCTTGGATATTCCATTTCATCAACAAGGCACAAGTTCTTCATAG